Proteins from one Oryza sativa Japonica Group chromosome 12, ASM3414082v1 genomic window:
- the LOC136354500 gene encoding uncharacterized protein — MEKQAGGFEKMLEGIQNAIGAVAVKQDETQAVVLQMDKAMASWRPQVDAAVKGLQSEMGELKKQVEILEKLRGELGNSSNMLQAGAISTRKQGDDNDQRPPLLPTPESFVASTLAGDSGSNGHRVAINNRGKATGVIIPPVPPQVTGTTNSPFSHRFACDSLHRDEVGGSEDRGYNHRVPKLDFPQFDGVDPQNWRMRCEHYFGVYGTHPILWVRVATIYFTGRAASWLRSSKAHLRFSEWSNFCLAVDRKFDRDRHQMLIRQIEQIKQTGTVEEFYERFDDVTNQLLAFDPMYNQLTIVHRFTEGLRFDIRHAVMMQRPRDLETALAIACLQEEWTETQKPKEFRKLGDHVLRIKGAYPLPLPPSKVSESSAGAGKSSSEPVKTTAIADRMRALKAHRRAQGLCYLCAEKWSLSHKCSSSVQLNAVQEVFALLQQNDSDSGDSSGEDTEPHSLFSLSVHAIQGTTTAQTMRQTMRLQGIIQGYDILILVDSGSSCSFISLSVMPQLSNLIQLPVSFQVKVANGQMLSCETELANVSWSVQGHHFCSALKVLPLQSYDMILGMDWLERYSPMDIDWQQKTIRFTLDGQLITLCGVVPSVSANPVLSVLELHQLYQSGSIEGLVQLYTLDSESSSDLPIPDNIQQLLQSFADVFQEPQGLPPVREYDHTIPLIPGAQPVNVRPYRYTPLQKDEIERQVADILDRGIIKPSSSPFSSPVLLVKKKDGSWWFCVDYRHLNAITVKNKYPLPIIDELLDELAGACWFSKLDLRSGYHRLPLRRIMGILSFVCFLLG, encoded by the coding sequence ATGGAGAAACAAGCGGGAGGATTCGAGAAGATGCTCGAGGGAATCCAGAACGCCATCGGCGCTGTTGCGGTGAAGCAGGATGAAACACAAGCGGTGGTGCTCCAGATGGATAAAGCGATGGCTAGCTGGCGACCTCAAGTGGATGCAGCAGTCAAGGGACTTCAATCTGAGATGGGTGAGCTGAAGAAACAAGTGGAGATTCTGGAGAAGCTTCGTGGCGAGTTGGGCAATTCGTCGAACATGTTGCAGGCAGGCGCCATCTCCACGCGGAAGCAAGGCGACGACAACGATCAACGTCCACCGCTACTTCCCACGCCGGAGTCGTTCGTTGCTTCGACGTTGGCGGGAGATTCTGGCTCAAATGGCCACCGCGTTGCAATCAACAACCGGGGGAAGGCAACAGGAGTGATTATTCCTCCTGTGCCACCTCAGGTCACGGGTACGACTAATTCTCCATTTTCCCATCGCTTTgcttgtgattcattgcatcggGATGAAGTTGGGGGTTCTGAGGATCGAGGCTATAATCATCGGGTTCCGAAATTGGATTTTCCACAGTTTGATGGGGTAGATCCACAAAATTGGCGCATGAGATGTGAGCATTACTTTGGGGTTTATGGTACTCATCCAATACTTTGGGTCAGGGTGGCTACCATTTACTTTACTGGAAGAGCAGCCTCATGGTTACGCTCGTCGAAGGCTCATTTGCGGTTTTCTGAGTGGTCGAATTTTTGCTTAGCAGTGGATAGGAAATTTGATCGAGATAGGCATCAGATGTTGATTCGTCAGATAGAGCAGATTAAGCAAACCGGGACGGTGGAGGAGTTTTATGAGCGCTTTGATGATGTTACGAATCAATTGCTTGCTTTTGATCCTATGTACAATCAGCTCACGATTGTGCATAGGTTCACTGAAGGGTTGCGTTTTGACATTCGTCATGCTGTTATGATGCAACGTCCTCGCGACCTAGAGACTGCTCTGGCTATTGCTTGTTTACAGGAGGAATGGACGGAGACTCAGAAGCCCAAGGAATTTCGTAAATTGGGTGATCATGTTCTGCGGATTAAAGGAGCTTATCCTCTTCCACTTCCTCCTAGCAAGGTGTCGGAATCTAGTGCAGGGGCTGGCAAGTCTTCATCTGAACCTGTCAAGACTACTGCTATTGCTGACAGAATGCGAGCTCTCAAGGCTCATCGGCGAGCCCAAGGTCTCTGTTATCTTTGTGCAGAGAAATGGTCACTATCTCACAAGTGTTCAAGTTCTGTGCAGTTGAATGCTGTGCAGGAGGTGTTTGCTCTACTGCAACAAAATGACAGTGATTCTGGTGATTCTTCTGGAGAGGATACTGAGCCTCATTCTCTGTTCTCCTTGTCAGTCCATGCTATTCAGGGTACAACTACTGCTCAAACTATGCGTCAAACTATGCGTTTGCAAGGGATTATTCAGGGCTATGATATTCTAATTCTAGTAGACTCTGGCAGTTCCTGCAGTTTCATCAGTTTGTCAGTGATGCCTCAGTTGTCGAACTTGATACAGTTGCCTGTTTCTTTTCAAGTTAAGGTGGCTAATGGACAAATGTTGTCTTGTGAAACTGAATTGGCTAATGTTTCTTGGTCAGTTCAGGGACATCATTTTTGTTCTGCCTTGAAGGTGTTACCACTTCAGAGTTATGATATGATTTTaggaatggattggttggagCGATACAGCCCTATGGATATTGACTGGCAGCAGAAGACAATTCGGTTTACATTGGATGGCCAGTTGATTACTTTATGTGGGGTGGTTCCATCAGTATCTGCTAATCCTGTCTTATCGGTACTGGAGTTACATCAATTGTATCAGTCCGGTTCTATTGAAGGTCTAGTTCAGTTATACACCCTTGATTCTGAGTCTAGTTCTGATTTGCCAATTCCGGACAATATTCAGCAATTGTTACAGAGCTTTGCGGATGTGTTTCAAGAACCACAAGGACTTCCTCCTGTTCGGGAATATGATCACACTATTCCGTTAATTCCTGGTGCGCAACCAGTTAATGTTCGCCCTTATCGTTATACACCGTTGCAGAAGGATGAAATTGAACGCCAAGTTGCTGATATATTGGACAGAGGTATCATCAAACCCAGTTCAAGTCCTTTCTCTTCTCCGGTTCTTTTGGTCAAAAAGAAAGATGGTTCTTGGTGGTTTTGCGTTGATTATCGCCATCTTAATGCGATTACTGTCAAAAACAAATATCCTTTGCCTATAATTGATGAACTCTTGGATGAATTAGCGGGCGCTTGTTGGTTCTCTAAATTGGATTTGCGTTCCGGCTATCACCGACTGCCTTTAAGACGCATCATGGGCATTTTGAGTTTCGTGTGCTTCCTTTTGGGTTGA